In Silurus meridionalis isolate SWU-2019-XX chromosome 23, ASM1480568v1, whole genome shotgun sequence, the genomic window gcaaacGAAGACAATGCCTAAATGATGTCATGCATAGAGTCAATAAAGTGTTAACAGTCAAtatgattaatatattttagGGAAATATAGGTATAACATAGTAGCTATAATAGTAGTATttataatatcatataaataGCCTCTTAATCCATTAGGAGCATCATATTGTAAACCGCTATAGCTTTCTGCACTATTTGCTGTTTTCAAGTTTTGCTACATAGAAAAAGAGGTACAAGTTGtttttttgatatattttaatttctagaaaatctccccaaatttcAGACACACTGTTTTAATCTCTATTTTGGATCATAAACAATGCATTTACTTTTCAATTCACGACTTTATATATCACTTGTATATAAATTGTGTATAACTTTTGAACAGTTGCACATACATTCTACATATcatatattgtaaatgtttatatcctacatttttacacatattgtgccttacacacTCCCTGCATTAATATAACTCCTTAACATTTGTtcatatatgtgtttatatttcttCTTAGTGTACTGCTCATCAGCTTTAGCACATTTTTCACTGACAGCCTTTATATTGATTTACTTATagattacatgctgtacatatatttgcatatttatctgtcaatttgcacaactgctactatttgcacttctggtaaatgctaaactgcattttttttatttctctctctctctctctctctctctctctctctctctctctctctctccctctctctcactagCTCTCACTagctctcactcactcactctcactcactcaatcatttGCACGTATTGTAATGAATATTTGATCATTAGATATCCTACCAAAATCAAACGCCATATATTGTgcactatattattattatattatatatttgaagcAGAAATACAGCTGGTGCTCAGTACGGCTCTTGAATGCAGTGGATGTTTCATGCAGCCACCGACATTCATCATATTATTAAAGTTGAAATTGTGCATCTCTGTCAACTCCCAGAATCACTTCCTTTTCGTAaacaaatggaaactaaatatttgacattctttttttatttccaggtgggattttttttttttttttttttttaagtaagatTGTGTTGTTGTGCACCAGCTCCATCTCTTGGTGAATGTGCAGAAATGTGATTGGCTCACGTTTGTTCATAGCCGTCAGGCTGGAAACAGGGATCCCATCCAAAGTCTCGGGGGCCTCTGGGCTCCACAATCCTGCCCTATATAACAGTAGAACATGTTAGTTGGGTTAATTATTAAACTTGTACAAAACAATGGGGTTATTTAGACCCAAAGAGTTCTGTGGATTTCTCAGGAATGCTACAGcagaaggtttttattttcaggAAAAGATCATTTACGATCCAAAATGACTTCAGGAACTATTTGttctaaatatatacacacacactctgttgaCATGCGTTCTTCATCAActtatattaaaagaaaaaacacaacccAGTTTAGAGGGTATGTTTGACAATGTGCTGCCTGTGCATGTGATATTTGACAGAGTTGACATGTTTTATATGGTGTATGAAACCaatattatgtaaaatatgtacTAACTTCGGTGATCCCTCTGAAAAGCTGAACAGGCTCTTCTCTGCCAGGAGAAAAGGCGAATGTGCACAGAGCATAGGCTGATTTATCCTCAAAACCTGCTAAAAGCTTGTACAGTCCTGACAACAGAGAAACGCATTACGTCTTACGAGTCTTAAAACCATGAATTCATATACAAATAACAGCACGGTCTTACCTTCTGGCTTCAGTTTATCCAGAAACCATTTTCTAACGGAAACACCAATAAGTTTAGTGGATATTGATGACATTTCTAAATCTCTAGTACAAGATAAATGTGGGACTCTTTCTTACATGTATGGCCCTGGTAGACCTCCTAAAGCCTTAAAACATAAGCAGGTGTCCTCCACAATCACTGGCCCATCTACCTTTATAAGAGAAGCACAGAATTAAGCAGATCTTTACAAGTATTCCAAAATACTTGTAAATACGATGCAGAATGAAATAGAGTAGAAAACCTGTCTTGCTGCCTCTTTGCACTTCTGTATGGAGATCTCATCAGGCTCTCCTTGGTATTCAGGCACTGCAAACCAACACATAGACTTaagaacatacactatataggcaaggttttgtggacacctgatcatcacacttATAGATGGTTCACACTTCAAAATGCTGCCACAGAACTAAAACCACGCAATTGTACATGTCTTTACAGCTTTACATTTTCCCGTCACAAATCTATTCCAGCGTCACAATGTCGCTGTGCactcaaccccattgaacatctttgggatcaACTGCAACATTGAATGAACCCCAGGCGTCTTAAACAACATCAGCACCTGTATgtatctcactaatgctcttgtgaaTGCATGAACAGAAATGCCCACAGTCACACACCAAAGTTTAATGAAAATgccttcccagaatagtggagctTTTTATAACAGTAGAGTAAAAAATACacgtggaatgagatgttcagtgGACAGATGATGGTCTTATGGTCACGTGCACACAAACCTTTTTAGTGACTGATGCCAATATGGCTGCATTCTGAAGTACTTACAATCAATCTTCTTGGAAATAAGTTTATAGGGGaatttgtcaccaaggatttgaACTACCTGAAAGACAGAAAcacaaagatagatagataaagaaagaacgcatgaatgacagacagacagacagacatacagatagagacaaagaaagcatgaatgacagatagatagatagatagatagatagatagatagatagatagatagatagagacaaagaaagcatgaatgaatgaatgacagacagacagacagacagacagacagacagacagacagacagacagacagacagagagatagatagatagatagatagatagatagatagatagatagatagataaagaaagcaagacagacagacagacatagataaAGCatgaatgacagacagacaaacagatagatagacagacaaaaaagctagatagagacaaaaaaaacaaagcatgatagatagatagatagatagatagatagatagatagatagatagatagatagatagatagatatttataaatagaGTAGATGCATAGATACATAGATCACAATATAGTATGGCAGAGCAGCAACTGCACAAACCGAAACCAaatccaatatttttttttatgcatacatAAATAATTCGCTTTATATATCCTATTGCTGACATactagtttttttccccccgaaaCCAGATCTACATTTAAACTCTCACCTCCTCTAATTTCTTCGCGTTTCCTGTTACAAACACCACGGATCTTCCAGCCGGCACTGCCATGTTTAATAAACCCACCCACACCGGCGCCGGCCATCTGCCTGAGTGACACCATAATCAACCAATAGAGTCATTTGATGAAAACTTTTCACCAATCATTGGACGCTTTTTATGGCCCGCCTTCCTAGAACATCAAATCAATGCCATGTGTAGTCGCGTGTCCGTCACAGAAATGTGTCCGGGTTGAGATGCAGGACATGTGGGGGAATAAATGagaatataacatatatatgaAAGCAGGATCATTTCAGTTCGAGGCTGAACAGAATAATTGTATGAAATTAGTAACGTTAAGCTTATAAGAGATCCGCGTGCTGTAGATtgtagtattgtgtgtgtgtgtcctgcatgGTGAAGGGCTGCTGGTGATCAGgattaataagaagaagaatcaaAGGAAGACTCCTTTTTAAACAAGAGTGATTTAATAGGGTGTGAGTAAGATGAGTCTGTTGCCGAGAACAGCGGAAGAGTTCAGCTCTGCGGATTACTGGGAGCGGTTTTTCCGCAAACGGGGAGAAAAAGCCTTTGAGTGGTATGGGGACTACACCTCCCTGTGTGGCGTGCTGCACAAGTACATCAAACCACGTGAGAAGGTAATAACAGCCATATGAGCGCACACTTCCTCCACACCGACACTGTAGACTCAATAACTCTCTGAATAAATACACTGGAGCTCTGCTTGAGGTTTGATTGTATATAAGTATATGGAGATCCACCTGGACAAATCATGTCTTTCTTCATGGACCTCTATTAAAACTCAGTGACACTGTCTCGGCTTTTCTGGTCCTCCAGTGAACGGAGGTTGTAATGCTGAGGGCATACTGAGCCCttctataataattaatatatactctcaaggtttcttcctcttatcatctcaaggagtttttccttttcactctgTCCACTGGAtcacttattagggataaacttataggctctgaaatataaattcatatttcatCACTTATTTAtcgtgaagctgctttggggtgttgttaaaagcactttacaaataaaactcgATTGAAGTGAAGTAAATGATAATTATGTTGTTCTAACTATGGAGAAACAACATGAATGTAATGGTGAGCGGTTCATATACTTTTGCCTCAAGgacaaaacaatataaaagtcTGAAAAGCCTGACTGATTGTAGGTGTGAAGTAAATATCAtcacctttaggatgaacttGAAAACCTACTGAACTCCAAATattctcaccaacatcagtacccgatctcactaatgcttttTATCTAAATAGGTAATCCAcctatgacatttggcagatgccctcagCCATtggacttacatttatctcattcatagaGCAACtaaggattaagggccttgctcagagaCCCtggagtggtagcttggtgtgattgagatttgaactcacaaccttttttttttttggtatgcaCAGTGTACAAATGTTctatttctcaaaaaaaaaaaaaaaatgtgtacatcaTGCTGTGGTGAGTTGTACAACATTGCTGGTTGTACAGAACCAGTGAAATGCAGCAGCTTGAGGAGAaccattcagttttttttctcatgatttACTTTTGCAACAATCGTAACATAGTTTTCTAATACTGGGATGCCTGGGATATAATACCTTTATACTGGAAAGTGATAGCTcggtggataagatgttggacttctgaatGCAAGGTCATGGGTTCATATTCCAGGACCAtgaagctaccactgctggacttttgagcaaggcctttaaccctcagtTGCTCAGCCATAgaactgagataactgtaagtccctttggataagggcatctgtcaTTGCCATAAGAGTAAATGTAATGTGCAGGCAGAGGTGgtagtggtaaaaaaaaaaaaaaaaacctccgaGACATGGCAACATATATTGTTCTAGATGGGATTATAAATTGTTAATCTAGCAGAACTGTATCCAGAAACAAATTTCGAACATTATAACGTGTGTTCAAAGGGTTTTGCTGAACAGGAGTTTGATTTCTAACGAATGGTTTTCTCAGGTTTTAGTGGTGGGTTGCGGAAACTCAGAGCTGAGCGAACAGCTTTACGATGTCGGCTACCACCACTTAACCAACATCGACATTAGTGAGACGGTTGTTGCTCACATGAACCAGCGAAACGTGCAACGCCGTCCCGACCTCACCTTTCATCAGGTGGATGCCACTCAGACGGGTTATGAAAGCGGGAGCTTTCAGGCTGCTCTGGACAAGGGAACTCTAGATGCCATGGCCTCGGAAGAGGAGGGCATCGTGGCCGGCAGGATGCTGGCCGAGGTTGGCCGGGTTCTGGCTGTGGGCGGCCGTTACGTCTGCGTGACTCTCGCCCAAGAGCATGTGATAAAGATGGCAGTGGAGCATTTTGCTGAAGCCGGCTTTGCTGTCCGTATTCATTGCCTGAGCCAGCAGAATGCAGACTCCTCATTCTCACTTCCTGTATTTGTTCTAGTCTGCACCAAGTTCCGCCAGCCCGCTCCCTTCAAAGTGCTGGAGATGTGCCAGGGGGAGGACGGTACCCTGTGTAGACTGGCATCGGTTGCTGAGCTCTTAGCTGCAGTAAAGGAACGGCAAGCGTACGCTCTCATGCTCCAGAAGCTGAAGGGGTCTACGGATACTTCCAGCACATCCTCCCTCACGCTGTGCCACGCAGCCACGGGTCGTCCCCGATACACACTCACGGTGCAGGACAGTCTGCCATCTGCCAAAGTACCCCGTGCCAACCACTTTGCTATTTTTATTGGTAGGAGCCATTTCTTACATGATTATTTCTGCCACTCTTTTTTAATTCCAATGCCAATActtgttttggattttgtaaAGTTCCTCAGGGTCGAGAATCCGATTGGTTGTACGGTTCTGCCGAGGGTCGCGCTCAGCTAGCCGCCAGCGCAAACTTCCGCCGATTGATCGTTGTTGCAATGCATCGAGACCAGGAATATGAAGACATGCAAGCAGTCCAGTCCGAGCTCTCTCCATGGTGATGGAACTGGCACCTCCTGGAATGCCAGCCAATCAGCAGGTAAAGAGTtctaaattttttaaagaatttgttACTAGAGGTAGACCGTTTggttttgcagattaatcgGCGTGGAGAGTTGAATGCTGGAACTAACGGCTCGCATTAAAAATCCAtgccgatagtttttccgggatGCATCGTACAgtacgagagtggcctctagaggcgagtcactgacaccatgtgctgtttgttttgacacgCATTTATTAAATTCAGCTCATGGTACAAATGTAATCTTACTTTAAAATGTTACAATTTCACATAAATAGAGTCACAATTTATAATGTCCATCTTTAAAAGTCCAGAGCATtgaaattacatttctttttatttttgtaacaaagttcagtactattttacatggtgtttttttgtttgtttgtttttaaatccactatccattttaaaactattggttgattaatcggttatcggcaagtacgatccgaCCTTgctatcagtaaaatccactattggtCAAGCTTTAGTTGCTactatatttataataagtttTTAGTATATTAGTTCTATAATTTCTATGCTGACTCCTGTCTCTGCAGGTGCCGTTTTTGTCTGTTGGAGGTGACCTGGGCTGGAGGGAGGTGGTGGGCCGAGGCATCAGTACCCTAACCGGCGAGTATTCTGTTGAAGATGTCCGAGGAGAAGACGGTCATATCTACCGTAGATTGATCTTCATGAATAACACTCAGCTGGTGCAGTCGGAAAGCCGCCTACGATCCACTTCTACAAGTGAGCACTTGTATTaccagtgtgagagagaagacaTTTCTCGAAGATCTtgtacttgattttttttttgtgctttttccaGCTGGTtctgtgcagaaaaaaaagagcaaaaagaaatCGAAGGCTCCCACTGCTGAAACTCCAGCTTCGGTTAACAAGAATCACACTGTAGATCGAGGGTTTCTCTGTTGTACTCATCACGAGGTGATGATCGCAGGCTTTGCCATGTTGGGAAAGGAGGCCGTCAGTAATAAAGGTATGCTTTTGTGGTGGGTAGGCAGAAAAGTGGTgcagtgtaattatttttaggCCTTGAGCTCAAAAGAAGCATTGATGAAACTATGATAGAACTATGACAGTGCTATGAATTCATTTCCATACATGCACTATTACCCGGTATTCACCCTGAAGCGCCGAGTGTGTGTTCTGATATTATAGCACAGTGAACAATGAGCAAGGTGAAAGTCAGTGAAGTAAAAGAATAGGAATATGAACTGATGACGCAGGTGATTATCAACCTTAATTGTTCATAATGTTGCTATGGTACAAGTGTAGTATTTGTATTGTGTCATATCCTGTATCATAGAACTTTTATAATGTGAATCGAGGGAAAATTAGAGCATTTTTGGAAAGGACTGCAAAAGCAACGTCTAAATCATAAATGTTACTCTGTTCATCTTTATTGGAAATTGGGATTATTGGGATTTTATTgtatagaaaatatttattcaatttaaatgtTGTAGTTTGTGTCAGAAATGCTGCTTAGTGGCAAAAGTCAATTCCAGATATCAATTTTTAACTTATAAATATATCCTTATTGAGCAAGCCAGAGGAAATACTCCCTGAGAAAACAGGAAGAAGCAAGCTTGAGATGAATTTCTCTTCTCTTACTGTATAAGTCTAAAACTGTTTTAACAGGAACCAATGAGCATCATTTCCGACTTCATTAACTATTTCATTATAAACGTAAAGTCTACTGTATTGAACAGAAATGATTCATTGTTCAATGGCTAGAGTGCAAGTTGCAATTGCAGTCCTGATGCTGTCCAAGGATGATCATCTACTGCTATCTTTATGTCTTCTACACTCTACCATCTACAGTA contains:
- the itpa gene encoding inosine triphosphate pyrophosphatase, with protein sequence MAVPAGRSVVFVTGNAKKLEEVVQILGDKFPYKLISKKIDLPEYQGEPDEISIQKCKEAARQVDGPVIVEDTCLCFKALGGLPGPYIKWFLDKLKPEGLYKLLAGFEDKSAYALCTFAFSPGREEPVQLFRGITEGRIVEPRGPRDFGWDPCFQPDGYEQTYAELPKEVKNTISHRYRALAAMSEHFSKPNDVPETKRTKHAD
- the mettl13 gene encoding LOW QUALITY PROTEIN: eEF1A lysine and N-terminal methyltransferase (The sequence of the model RefSeq protein was modified relative to this genomic sequence to represent the inferred CDS: inserted 1 base in 1 codon); its protein translation is MSLLPRTAEEFSSADYWERFFRKRGEKAFEWYGDYTSLCGVLHKYIKPREKVLVVGCGNSELSEQLYDVGYHHLTNIDISETVVAHMNQRNVQRRPDLTFHQVDATQTGYESGSFQAALDKGTLDAMASEEEGIVAGRMLAEVGRVLAVGGRYVCVTLAQEHVIKMAVEHFAEAGFAVRIHCLSQQNADSSFSLPVFVLVCTKFRQPAPFKVLEMCQGEDGTLCRLASVAELLAAVKERQAYALMLQKLKGSTDTSSTSSLTLCHAATGRPRYTLTVQDSLPSAKVPRANHFAIFIVPQGRESDWLYGSAEGRAQLAASANFRRLIVVAMHRDQEYEDMQAVQSELSXMVMELAPPGMPANQQVPFLSVGGDLGWREVVGRGISTLTGEYSVEDVRGEDGHIYRRLIFMNNTQLVQSESRLRSTSTTGSVQKKKSKKKSKAPTAETPASVNKNHTVDRGFLCCTHHEVMIAGFAMLGKEAVSNKDRQVSVLVVGLGGGGLPQFIRDFVPGVLVEVVELDPAVLEMAKTWFGFQPDDRLKVTLGDGLEHINTLESKGGHSYDVIMFDVDSKDRSLGMSCPPPAFVETSLLEKVCKLLTPRGVFMLNLVCRDSALRQSVLERLQDAFPSVLSRPIEGEVNEVLLCSRTGGERDKPNTIPKELQQTAKHLQGTLQSHNAPFKPQIDIIAMLKDLRVA